One genomic segment of Salarias fasciatus chromosome 8, fSalaFa1.1, whole genome shotgun sequence includes these proteins:
- the kcng3 gene encoding potassium voltage-gated channel subfamily G member 3 has translation MKFGKSICVLNVGGTRYAFTREVIRDFPLRRVSRLHACATEKEVLELCDDYDRDLNEFFFDRHAQAFMFIMLYVRSGKLRFVPGVCELSFYTEMLYWGLESAHLDSCCQKRLDDRMSDIGLDSLSEGEMGLSGEESQSPGEQVPRTALTGRAKWLERMRQTFEEPNSSIVAQLLASVSVIFVLVSMIMLCASTLPDWDTAKRNTVEEHRIVEAVCIGWFTAECIVRFLVARDKWDFLRRPLNIIDMIAITPYYVTMAMARAGMPGAGLGVAGVILRVLRMMRVFWLMKLARHFLGLQTLGMTLRRCYREMVMLMVFVFVAMAIYSALAQLLEHGLDLGTQNHDYASIPAAAWWVIISMTTVGYGDVYPVTIGGRVLGGMCVVSGIVLLALPITFIYHSFVQCYHELKIRSARYARNLSTEVLR, from the exons ATGAAGTTCGGGAAGAGCATCTGTGTGCTGAACGTAGGGGGAACCCGGTACGCCTTCACCCGTGAGGTGATCAGGGATTTCCCTCTCCGACGCGTCAGCCGCCTGCATGCCTGCGCTACCGAGAAAGAGGTCCTGGAACTGTGCGACGACTACGATCGGGACCTTAATGAGTTTTTCTTCGATCGCCACGCTCAGGCTTTCATGTTCATTATGCTCTACGTGCGCTCCGGTAAACTCCGATTTGttccaggagtgtgtgagctgtCTTTCTACACTGAGATGCTCTACTGGGGGCTGGAGAGCGCGCACTTGGACTCCTGCTGCCAGAAGCGCCTGGACGACAGGATGTCCGACATCGGACTGGACAGTCTGTCAGAAGGGGAGATGGGACTGTCGGGGGAAGAGTCCCAGAGCCCGGGGGAACAGGTGCCCCGGACTGCGCTCACGGGGAGAGCGAAATGGCTCGAGAGGATGCGCCAGACGTTTGAGGAGCCCAACTCTTCAATTGTTGCGCAGCTTTTGGCTTCAGTGTCCGTGATCTTTGTGTTGGTCTCCATGATAATGCTGTGCGCGAGCACCCTGCCGGATTGGGATACAGCTAAAAGAAATACCGTGGAGGAGCACAG GATCGTGGAGGCAGTGTGTATTGGCTGGTTTACAGCAGAGTGCATAGTGCGCTTTTTAGTGGCCAGAGACAAGTGGGACTTCCTCCGCCGGCCGCTGAACATCATCGACATGATTGCAATCACCCCCTACTATGTCACCATGGCGATGGCCCGGGCCGGGATGCCGGGCGCCGGGCTCGGGGTTGCAGGAGTGATACTGCGGGTGCTGAGGATGATGCGAGTGTTCTGGCTCATGAAGCTGGCCCGACACTTTCTGGGCCTGCAGACGCTGGGGATGACGCTCAGGCGCTGCTACCGTGAGATGGTCATGCTGATGGTGTTTGTCTTCGTCGCCATGGCGATATACAGCGCTCTGGCCCAGCTGCTGGAGCACGGTTTGGACCTGGGCACGCAGAACCACGACTACGCCAGCATCCCGGCCGCCGCCTGGTGGGTCATCATCTCCATGACCACGGTGGGCTACGGGGACGTCTACCCGGTGACGATTGGGGGACGGGTGCTCGGGGGAATGTGCGTCGTGAGCGGCATCGTCCTGCTGGCGCTGCCCATCACCTTCATCTACCACAGCTTCGTCCAGTGCTACCATGAACTGAAGATCCGCTCAGCCAGATACGCACGCAACCTGTCGACGGAGGTGCTGCGGTGA